A region from the Citrobacter koseri ATCC BAA-895 genome encodes:
- the yfcE gene encoding phosphodiesterase, with protein MKLMFASDIHGSLPATERVLERFAQSGAQWLVILGDVLYHGPRNALPEGYAPAQVAERLNEQAARIIAVRGNCDSEVDQMLLHFLITAPWQQVLLENRRIFLTHGHLFGADNVPALNAGDVLAYGHTHLPVAEKRGELYHFNPGSVSIPKGGFAASYGILDDNVLSVIALNDQSIIAQVAINP; from the coding sequence ATGAAACTGATGTTTGCATCGGACATTCATGGTTCGTTACCTGCGACAGAGCGCGTACTTGAACGGTTTGCGCAAAGTGGCGCGCAATGGCTGGTGATACTGGGTGATGTGCTTTATCACGGGCCGCGTAACGCGCTGCCGGAAGGCTACGCACCGGCGCAGGTGGCAGAACGCCTGAACGAGCAGGCGGCGCGTATTATTGCGGTACGGGGAAACTGTGACAGCGAAGTGGATCAGATGCTGCTCCACTTCCTGATAACCGCGCCGTGGCAGCAAGTGCTGCTGGAAAACCGGCGCATCTTCCTGACCCACGGACACCTGTTCGGGGCGGATAATGTACCCGCGTTAAATGCGGGCGACGTTCTTGCTTATGGGCATACTCATCTGCCGGTCGCTGAAAAACGCGGCGAGCTGTATCACTTTAATCCAGGCTCAGTCAGCATCCCGAAAGGTGGGTTTGCAGCAAGCTACGGCATTCTGGATGATAATGTTTTGAGCGTAATCGCACTCAATGATCAAAGTATCATTGCGCAGGTCGCGATTAATCCGTAA
- the yfcD gene encoding NUDIX hydrolase YfcD, whose translation MVEQRRLASTEWVDIVNEENEVIAQSSREQMRAQRLRHRATYIVVHDGMGKILVQRRTETKDFLPGMLDATAGGVVQADEQLLESARREAEEELGIAGVPFAEHGQFYFEDDNCRVWGGLFSCVSHGPFALQEEEISEVCWLTPEEITARCDEFTPDSLKALALWMTRNANNESAKQEKQEETE comes from the coding sequence ATGGTGGAACAGCGTCGTTTGGCAAGTACTGAATGGGTGGATATTGTGAATGAAGAGAACGAAGTCATTGCGCAATCCAGCCGGGAGCAAATGCGAGCGCAGCGCTTACGTCATCGTGCAACGTATATCGTCGTGCATGATGGTATGGGCAAAATTCTGGTTCAACGCCGTACTGAGACAAAAGACTTTTTGCCCGGCATGTTAGATGCCACCGCAGGTGGGGTGGTGCAGGCCGATGAGCAACTGCTGGAGTCTGCACGACGTGAAGCGGAAGAAGAACTGGGTATCGCAGGCGTGCCGTTTGCTGAGCACGGTCAGTTCTATTTTGAAGATGATAATTGCCGTGTCTGGGGCGGATTATTTAGCTGCGTTTCTCATGGGCCATTCGCGCTTCAGGAAGAAGAGATCAGCGAAGTCTGCTGGCTGACGCCGGAAGAAATTACGGCGCGTTGCGATGAGTTCACCCCGGACTCATTGAAAGCGCTGGCGTTGTGGATGACCCGCAATGCCAACAATGAATCGGCAAAGCAAGAGAAGCAAGAAGAGACGGAATAA
- the yfcF gene encoding glutathione transferase codes for MSKPEITLWSDANFFSPYVLSVYVALQEKGLPFTLKTVDLSSGEHLQPSWQGYALTRRVPVLEIDGFELSESSAITEYLEDRFAPPQWERIYPHDLQKRARARQIQAWLRSDLMPIREERSTDVVFAAARKGPLSEAGKESAAKLVATASGLLAHGKPNLFGEWCIADTDLALMLNRLVLNGDEIPEALAEYAAFQWQRASVQRFIALSAKRSG; via the coding sequence ATGAGCAAACCCGAGATTACGCTTTGGTCAGACGCTAACTTTTTCTCTCCTTACGTCTTATCCGTTTATGTTGCCTTGCAGGAGAAAGGACTGCCTTTTACCCTCAAAACCGTTGACCTGAGCAGCGGCGAGCATTTGCAGCCCTCATGGCAGGGCTACGCGTTAACGCGCCGCGTCCCGGTGCTGGAAATCGATGGCTTTGAGCTTAGCGAGTCGTCGGCGATTACCGAGTATCTGGAAGATCGCTTTGCGCCGCCGCAGTGGGAGCGCATCTACCCGCACGATCTGCAAAAACGCGCCCGCGCGCGCCAGATTCAGGCGTGGTTACGCAGTGATTTAATGCCCATTCGCGAGGAACGTTCGACGGATGTGGTCTTTGCGGCGGCCAGGAAAGGCCCGTTAAGCGAAGCGGGGAAAGAGAGCGCGGCAAAACTGGTGGCGACGGCCAGTGGTTTGCTCGCTCACGGTAAGCCGAATTTATTTGGCGAATGGTGTATTGCGGATACCGATTTGGCGCTCATGCTTAACCGCCTCGTACTGAATGGCGACGAGATTCCTGAGGCACTGGCGGAATATGCAGCATTCCAGTGGCAGCGCGCCTCCGTTCAACGTTTTATTGCGCTTTCCGCAAAGCGTTCCGGCTGA
- a CDS encoding LacI family DNA-binding transcriptional regulator — translation MSITRKRRSTGKVTIADVAQLAGVGTMTVSRALRTPEQVSDKLREKIEAAVNELGYMPNLAASALASASSRTIAMVVPNLTEAGCSEMFAGLQQVLQPAGYQIMLAESLHHLEQEEKLLETLLASNIAAAILLSVEHSDTVRHWLKNASIPVMEIGAIRTDPIDMNIGIDNVAAMYELTEMLIQRGYQNIGLLCANQEQWIFQQHLQGWYKAMLRHHMSPNRVINAALPPNFSTGASQLPEFILAWPELDALVCVSDELACGALYECQRRRIKVPDDLAVVGFGDSDVSRVCQPPLTTMAVPHRKIGLEAGRALLERLKDGNWSDRKQIASSLCLRDSC, via the coding sequence ATGTCTATAACTCGAAAACGGCGTAGTACTGGTAAGGTGACCATCGCCGATGTTGCTCAGCTTGCCGGTGTCGGCACCATGACCGTGTCCCGTGCGTTACGCACGCCTGAGCAAGTTTCCGATAAACTCCGGGAAAAAATCGAAGCCGCAGTGAATGAACTCGGTTACATGCCCAATCTTGCCGCAAGCGCGCTGGCTTCCGCCTCGTCACGGACCATCGCGATGGTCGTCCCGAACCTCACGGAAGCCGGTTGTTCAGAAATGTTTGCCGGACTTCAGCAAGTTTTACAGCCTGCGGGATACCAGATTATGCTGGCGGAGTCCCTTCACCATCTCGAACAGGAAGAGAAACTGCTGGAGACGCTGCTGGCCTCCAACATCGCCGCCGCCATTTTACTCAGCGTCGAGCACAGCGACACGGTGCGTCACTGGTTAAAAAACGCGTCGATTCCGGTGATGGAAATTGGCGCCATTCGTACCGATCCGATTGATATGAATATCGGTATTGATAACGTCGCGGCAATGTACGAACTGACCGAAATGCTCATTCAGCGCGGTTATCAGAATATTGGCCTGCTTTGCGCCAATCAGGAGCAGTGGATCTTTCAACAGCATTTGCAGGGCTGGTACAAGGCGATGTTGCGCCACCATATGTCGCCCAATCGCGTGATTAACGCCGCCCTGCCGCCAAACTTTTCCACCGGCGCTTCGCAGCTTCCCGAATTTATTCTGGCGTGGCCCGAGCTGGACGCGCTGGTGTGCGTATCCGATGAGCTGGCTTGCGGTGCGTTATATGAGTGTCAGCGCAGACGGATCAAAGTCCCTGACGATCTGGCGGTGGTAGGATTCGGCGACAGCGATGTGAGTCGGGTTTGTCAGCCGCCGTTAACGACAATGGCCGTACCGCATCGTAAGATAGGCCTTGAAGCCGGACGCGCGCTGCTGGAACGTCTGAAGGATGGCAACTGGAGCGATCGGAAACAGATCGCCTCCAGTTTATGCCTGCGGGATAGCTGTTAG